A single genomic interval of Portunus trituberculatus isolate SZX2019 chromosome 41, ASM1759143v1, whole genome shotgun sequence harbors:
- the LOC123516808 gene encoding basic helix-loop-helix transcription factor amos-like, whose protein sequence is MSVSDWYFPASHPGYSSPLDHASVYLEQLACPSSPYTTGAYSLPAQCSSNISSKDSSNWCASEENRPSPSCSPISSCESIESSSSHGWSNHQSGPASWSWGAPGTTHPVLAAVSDLNNPNCSLAVSRGRQAKCRRRPPKIVGREVIKKRRLAANARERRRMNGLNNAFDRLREHIPALSGDQKLSKFETLQMAQTYISALVDLLQ, encoded by the coding sequence ATGTCGGTGTCGGACTGGTACTTCCCCGCGTCGCATCCGGGCTACTCCAGCCCTCTGGACCACGCCTCGGTGTACCTGGAGCAGTTAGCTTGTCCCAGCTCACCTTACACCACCGGCGCCTACTCACTCCCTGCTCAGTGCTCAAGCAATATCTCCTCCAAAGACTCCAGTAACTGGTGTGCTTCCGAGGAAAATCGTCCCAGCCCATCGTGTTCCCCCATCAGTAGCTGTGAGAGCATCGAGAGCAGCTCCTCTCACGGCTGGAGCAATCACCAGAGTGGCCCTGCATCATGGTCTTGGGGCGCCCCGGGCACCACTCACCCTGTTCTGGCTGCTGTCTCCGACCTTAACAATCCCAACTGTTCCCTGGCAGTGTCGCGAGGCCGCCAAGCAAAGTGTCGCCGAAGACCTCCGAAAATTGTGGGCCGTGAAGTGATCAAGAAGCGTCGCCTTGCAGCCAACGCGCGGGAGAGACGTCGGATGAATGGATTAAATAATGCCTTTGACAGACTTCGAGAACACATCCCCGCGCTGAGTGGCGACCAGAAGTTGTCCAAGTTTGAAACCCTACAAATGGCGCAGACGTACATATCTGCTCTCGTGGATCTACTCCAGTAG